The following is a genomic window from Ciconia boyciana chromosome 24, ASM3463844v1, whole genome shotgun sequence.
TCTCCTTGCCTTATTTCCAGTTCTCACTGACATGTGCATTAAGCACATTTCTTACAGCAGAGTACTAGTAAAAGCTATAGGGACAGCCAAGGAAGGTAAGCAAGAAATTGAGAAGTGTCTGAAGTCCACAGGCAAGCCAATTCCCACAGATCTGCCATGCTCTGATCTCCTCCCATCAAggtctccttttcctcccataGGATAGGCTAGACTAGTTCAGGTgaaagggacctacaacgatcaccTAGTCCAGCTGCCTggccacttcagggctgaccaaaagttagAGCATGTTATTtagggcattgtccaaatgcctcttaaacattgacaggcttggggcatggaccacctctccaggaagtGCTCTTCCAGGGtctgaccaccctcttggtaaagaaatgcttcctcatgtcaagtctgaacctcccctgatgcagctttgaaccgtTCCCAGGCGTCCTGTCCCcggatcccagggagaagagatcagcacctccctctccacgtcccctcctcaggaagctgcagagaacagaggtcgcccctcagcctcctcttctccaaacaAGACAGACCGAGAGTGCTTGGCGGCTCCTCAGAGGGCATGCCTTCCAGATGTAGATCTGCTCCGGAGAAATGGCATTTGGGGGAAATGACGTTCAAAGGACATGCTAGACCTGGAAAAGGTGTGTGGGGGTCCCCGCTCCCAGGGACCTTGCTTTGTCCTCTCCTGCTGACTCCTTCTCGTAGGCGAAGAAAAGAGGAATGCAGGCAAAGGGGAACATTGCCTGGGTCCAGCCTAGATTTCATCTTCTCCAGCCACATTGCTGGTTGGACCCTCTTAGTGCCAACTCAGTTGTCACCTTTGTGTTGCTAAACCACAGTTGGTCACAGGCAACAGCATTAGTCTCCCTGGTCTACCCCAGTAGCTGGAAAGAGTTGCAGCACTGCATCAGGCACAGATATCCTGCCCTGGCACTAGGGGATGGGCTCACCAACCTCCCGTGCACTGTACGGGGACAGGTGACATCCCATTGCACCTGGGCTCTGCACATCCATGGGACCAGTAATCCAGCAAGGCAACCCAGGGGACCGTCCAAGGAGCCAATCCCAAAACTCATGCTCTTGACAGAGCGCAGAAGAGGGGCAAATCCTGGGTTTGTGTCTGGGAAGAGCTGGAATCaaaccctgcagcagcagcacagccaaaCCCAGCAGGTCACCATGGGCTTCTGGCCATAGAGCACAGAGAAGGAGTGGGCTTCACCCTTGAGCAGGCTATGACTTTCACAGATGCTTTTTCACACGCCCCCGCCCTTTCCAGAGGTTGTATTAAGCATCCTAGGCAGAGTTTGTGTTTGTAGCATTGTTTCTCTTCACCATTCTTTGACTCCCTCCCCTCCAGTCCCCAACCTCCCTTTCACAGGTCAGTTTTTCCAACAGAATTAGATGTAAGCAGATGGGAGTCCCCAAGGACTAGCCAgatggggatgcaggggggCAGGGTGACCACAGCAAAGCCTCCTTGGAGGGACACACCTCCTCAGGCCTCAGGACAGTTTGAGCTGGGACCCCTTACCCACCCAGAACCACGGGTAGATTCGCTCCCCCGCAAACATGGCTCGCGGGAAACTGAAAATCACAGCCTTGCTGTCCATGTTGACAAACATCACCTGCCCCCTGGCATGGTCCAGACAGACCCGCACCCTCCGGGGGACCATGCTGGGGAGGACAGGCGTGGGAGATGGAGAAGTGAGAGCCTGGAACTTCTCCTTATACCGCCCCACCGCCCAGATCCCCCCCACGGGGCTCATGTCAATCGGTCCCTTTCTCTTCACGGACTCCAGGGCCACCCCCACAGCCCAGCATGACCCATAGCCCACCTCCACCTCCCAGCATGGTCGCCCCGAGTTGAAGCCCTCGCAGCCCAGCACACAAGGCCACGGGTCAAATCGCTCTGGGTTGTCAAGCCGGCTCTGCCGTGTGGCTCCCTGCATCATGCTCCTCTGATCTTCTGACAAGACGAGCCAGGACTGAGCTGTGTCTGGATCCAGAGTCACATTCACTGCAAGCAAGAAGACGGGTCAAAGAACGAGGTGTAGAGATCAGTCCTGGGAAGAGTTTCACCATACTGTGTCCGCATTTGGTCCTGGCTTGGGAGGAAACCTGGCGATACTTCTCTTCCAGAAGGTGCCTAGCTCCAaatggggagcagctctgtgcccTGAGCCAAGGCACGCGAAGATTCACCGTCCCCTAAAACATGCGTTGCATCCCTCGCAACCAGGGTTAGTTGGAGGAGGCTCCCCAGCAGAACTCACCTTTTGTGTATGGTCCCTGTGATTCCTCCACTCCCTCCCCTGTGTCAGTTGTCAAAGTATCTGAAAGAAAGATGGAGCCCAGAGGTCACCTCTGACATCTGGATAACACCACCAGCACTAGGAGGTCGTTTGTGCAGACCAGCTCCAGGGAGCTGGTGGGCAGGAGATACTGCACTCTTCCTTCCCCAGTGCACACGCTGCTTGCTGCgcctgccagcttctccagttgaagcaggaaggaagaaacctaaagcagcaggagcaaaaaAGAATTTGGGTCTACCTAGCACAAGATGGACATGGATGTACGGCAGGATGTCTAGAGGGTCACCAAGATGGTTTGAGGAGTTGTGGGATCTTCATCTTCAGAGATATTCAGAGCTCAACTggagaaaacacagagcaatCCCACCTAGCGGtacctgctttgagcagaggtttggactagatgacctccagaggtcctctCCAGCCTAAATTACTCTGCACGATGCCAGGCACTGCCTGACAGTCATCTCAATCACTTCTTTGGGGATGAGCCTCCCCTTTAGGAGAGCATGAGCTGAGAATCATTCGGACATACTGGGACATCTGGGACTGGTTCACATCCCTGACCCACTTGCAACCGTGGAGCAGGTCTGGAGCACAGGTTGAGAGCAGAAAGAGCTGTGGCAGCATCCAAGTCAGGTGTTGCACAAAGGGTGTTGAAACAGGTTCACATGCACAGCAATTTATTAGTGGGCTCCATAGCTGATGATGTGAATCAACACTAATGTTGACTAttcttctggggaaaaataaaagccaagggAGATCAAGAGagagcggggagggggaggaaagggaacaCCTTCCCACTTTAGCTGTGACACCTCTCCAATGCATCCTCAGGGCAGGACATGCTACACAAGGATATTcagctttttctcccttctgcaggGCATTGACTACCCCCTTCTTTCCACCCCCAGGATGCTTCTCTGTTCTCCTCCGAGATCCCTTCTTTGTACCTTGGGGTTTTCTTGCCATCTCTTCTAGCATGGGAGCTTTTTCTGAGCAGACACCAGGCTCCTTCTTCAGCTCCTTTTGCTGGAGTTCTGCCCTCTCACACCTGGAGTCGTACAAGCCACAGCATTTATATTCCTCCTTTAACTCAGTCTCCTTTTAGTGACAGTTGCTAGAGGCCACTTTCCAGCTGAATCAATAGCCTCCAGAAAGTtcattccaatttttttttttttttaaaacacataagAGCATCAACAAGAGGAGAGACAGCAGGTCTCATTGCCTAGGTCACTACTCTGGCCTGACGCTCTAATTGCCAATTAAATTTCTATTATGAGTGATGGTACTGGTGACCCCAGTCACCCTGTCCCTTCAGGGCAAACTTGGGTCACAATCAAGTGCTGAAGCCCTGAGCCAAGGGCACTATGACCTGGTCTCTATGCCTTAGTGCCACTACACATTGGTCATGCAGAAGCCTTGCATGGTCATGCAGGCTTGCAACCAGAGACCTTTGAAATGAGATGTCCTCCTCAAATATTTCCCCAGGGACAGACTTTCTTGGTAGAGTCATACTGGTTCATCAGCctctggaaaactgaaatataaacatCAACGAGGCACCCCTGGTATTTGAGGTATCCAGCTTTGTTCTGGGGCAGGAATCTTTGCAACCccaaagcagcagtgctgctgctgtaaaggagaaagcaaaggagaaatgtAAAGGAGAAAGCAACACGTACCTGCTCAAAACGTCACCAGCGTCCTAGatgggagaaagagagaagcagctcagTGCTACTTATCCTGCACACACATTCCTCACATTCCCCTTGCACAGTGAACAGACACACCAGCAAGGTAAGATGAATAAGTAAGACAATCAAGGTAAGATTAGCCCATCACGTGTTTCTGATTCACTGGTGCCTCGTGCTGTTTGCCAAGACAGTGCTGGTGTTTCAGCAGACCTCACCTGCAAGGACTCGCGTCCTGACTGCTGACACTCCTTCTCCTTGATCAGGCCATCCAGATAAATAATCTTCTTGGAGAATTTAGCAGCATTGTCTTTCAATCTTGTTTTaatctgcttctccagctctcccagccgagccagcagcaggcactCTTGTTCCTCCAGGTACTGTCGCAGCTGCTTAAATTCAGGCACAATCTTCTGCCTCTCCGccttcactttttcctttacGAGCAGAAACAATCCTCTCAAGGGAGGGTGGGACCATGGAAAGGGACAGGCAGCAATTAAAAGCATCCACGGTTTTTACTTTCTGGTGTGGAGCATGACTGTGAGTCCCGGGATGCTTATCGTGCACCAACAGCTGGACACAATGATTCAGTCTCCCAACTTCGAAGGCCAAGAATCAACCTTTCTTCACCCTCCCCAGACAAACTTCATCCCGGCAGCACTGTGCACCTACCAGATAGTCCTGGCAGATCCATcgctccttcctttcctgtttctccagttctcctttctctctccgGAGACTCTCCAGCTGCGACTGTATTTGCTCCTGGAAGAAGAGACATCCTTTAGGAGCTCCCCACCACCCACACGTATGCTTTGTGTCCATAAAATAGTCTGTTCCCTGGGCTGGACATAAGCAGCCTCTGGCACAGAGTCAGCCTCTGGACCTGTGGGTCCAGGATGCTCGCAGAGGTCGGTGTGACTGTGGAAAGTGATGAGggaacaggcagggaaagggggtTGGGGAGGAACTGAGGGGGAACAGGCAGAAAGGGGTA
Proteins encoded in this region:
- the LOC140643745 gene encoding uncharacterized protein isoform X2; translation: MLVSRMEREERETPANDVEEMSGRANVTLDPDTANPFLILAGDQRGVGRGDEWTSLPNNPERFDTEPRPVPGSQGEEISTSLSTSPPQEAAENRGRPSASSSPNKTDRECLAAPQRACLPDVDLLRRNGIWGK
- the LOC140643743 gene encoding zinc finger protein RFP-like isoform X2, which gives rise to MAAAEELREEAICSICLDFFCAPVMLDCGHNFCRACISLCWARAAAPSCPQCREPFPGRSLRPNRPLGNIAERLKRLGQPGGPEEQIQSQLESLRREKGELEKQERKERWICQDYLEKVKAERQKIVPEFKQLRQYLEEQECLLLARLGELEKQIKTRLKDNAAKFSKKIIYLDGLIKEKECQQSGRESLQDAGDVLSRCERAELQQKELKKEPGVCSEKAPMLEEMARKPQDTLTTDTGEGVEESQGPYTKVNVTLDPDTAQSWLVLSEDQRSMMQGATRQSRLDNPERFDPWPCVLGCEGFNSGRPCWEVEVGYGSCWAVGVALESVKRKGPIDMSPVGGIWAVGRYKEKFQALTSPSPTPVLPSMVPRRVRVCLDHARGQVMFVNMDSKAVIFSFPRAMFAGERIYPWFWVGKGSQLKLS
- the LOC140643743 gene encoding zinc finger protein RFP-like isoform X1 gives rise to the protein MAAAEELREEAICSICLDFFCAPVMLDCGHNFCRACISLCWARAAAPSCPQCREPFPGRSLRPNRPLGNIAERLKRLGQPGGPEHSHLRDTERSCEKIVKRGFKEKEQIQSQLESLRREKGELEKQERKERWICQDYLEKVKAERQKIVPEFKQLRQYLEEQECLLLARLGELEKQIKTRLKDNAAKFSKKIIYLDGLIKEKECQQSGRESLQDAGDVLSRCERAELQQKELKKEPGVCSEKAPMLEEMARKPQDTLTTDTGEGVEESQGPYTKVNVTLDPDTAQSWLVLSEDQRSMMQGATRQSRLDNPERFDPWPCVLGCEGFNSGRPCWEVEVGYGSCWAVGVALESVKRKGPIDMSPVGGIWAVGRYKEKFQALTSPSPTPVLPSMVPRRVRVCLDHARGQVMFVNMDSKAVIFSFPRAMFAGERIYPWFWVGKGSQLKLS